The genomic stretch TAATGGTTTTGGGATTGGATGCGGTTACGGAAATCGAAGCGGTTTTGAAGTCGGCAAATCGGGTAAGAGAAGAATTTGCCAATTGTTTAGAGTTTCCGATGGTATTGTGGCTAAACGATCGCACTCAGGATATTTTGACCCGTGAGGCGAGTGATCTAGCGAACTGGACTACGGCAGGGGCGATCGAGTTTCAGCTTGAGACGGAGGAACTAAAGAATTTAGTCCAAGCATCGACGGAGGCAATGTTCGATCGCTTTCTTGAGATTGACAAGCAAGAAACTTCTCTTCACGCTGAAATCTCCCCTAGTGCACAGCATTTTGAACTGATGTCCGCGATCGCCGAATTAGAGGAGCAACAAATTGCGATCGCGCCAGAATTAAGAGCTAATCTAGATTTTGCCTTTGGGTGTATTGCCTTTACAGACAAGGAGATTACACAGGCGCAAGAATTTTTTCAAAAAAGCTTAGCAACTTTTGCAGAATGCGATCGCCTCAAACAGGCGATTTGTTTGCTGCAATTGGGAATGTGCGAGTTCAATCGCGCCTTTGGCGATCGCTATCACAAGCTACCTTTTTACGAAGCTTCTCAAAAATATTTTGCTGAAAGTATCAATCTTTTCCGTGAATTGGAACGTTGGGATTTGGTGGCAGCATATATTAACTTTTTGACTGCGACAACAGAGGAGTTATTGAGTCGGGAAGCCCTCACCCCCAACCCCTCTCCCAGAGGGAGAGGGGAGCAAGAAGTAGATCTAACTCCCCCTCTCCTGCGGGAGAGGGGGCTGGGGGGTGAGGGCTTAGAAGCTCTCGCCCATGAAGCCTTATCCCTACATCAAACCTATCCCAATCAATTGCGAGAGGCGCACGATCGCGCCATCATTGCGTCGGTCAAACTTAGAGAAAAGGACTATCAATCGGCGAAAGAGTTTGCAGAATTGGCTTTGGCTCTCTATCACGAAGGAGAAGAACTGAAACTATCGAATTTAAGTTTTTCCAAGCGTTATGGCTATGGGAAGTATGAGATTTGGTTAGCGAGGGCTTTGGAGGGATTGGGCGATCGCCAAGGTGCGATTAGGCGGCTCGAAAATGTCAAGGCTAGCTGGAATCATCAATACGATGCTCAGATTTATGTGGCAGTTTTGGAGGAGTTGCGATCACTCTATACCGCCGCAGGTTTATATCTAGAAGCCTTTGAAACTAAGCAACATCAGCGATCGGTGGAGCAGCAGTATGGCTTACGCGCTTTTATTGGGGCGGGTACGCTCAATCCGAAACGAGAAGGCAATAATCCTGATCCCTATACGAATGTTGCGCCGCCGCCCGATGAAATTGCTCAAGAGATTGCGGCTTCAGGAAGAATGCAAGATGTGCTGAACTTGGTCGATCGCATTGGTCAGGCAAGATTTCCGTTAACGGTGGTGCATGGTGATTCGGGGGCAGGGAAAAGTTCGATTTTGAGTGGTGGGGTGATTCCTGCGTTACGGCTCAGAGAGAGCTTTGATGGGCGTAGGGTTTTAGTTTTGGCGGTGAAAACCTATAAAGATTGGAGTGGCGAAATTCGGCGGCAGTTACAGAATTATTTCCCCAATCGCTCTCCCGATCTCGATCCGATCCATCATTTCAAACGGAATATTGAAGAGAATTATTTGACGGTATTAATATTCGATCAGTTTGAGGATTTCTTTTTTAAGAAGGAAGATTTTCGCGATCGCCTACCGTTTTATAAGTTCCTGAAGGCTTGTTTGCATACAGATTTTGTGCGGGTAGTGTTGTCATTGCGGGAGGACTATTTGCATTATTTGTTGGAATGCGATCGCGCTGTGGATTTGGAAAAGGTGGAGAATGATATTCTCGGTAAGCAGGTGCGCTACTATTTGGGGGATTTTACGCAGGAGCAGGCGCGGCAGGTAATCGAGGCGTTGACTAGGCGATCGCAGTTACGTTTAGAGCCTGAGTTGATCGAGCGTCTCGTGACGGATTTGAGTGGTGAGCAGTTGCGGATTTTGCCGATTGAGTTGCAGGTGGTGGGGGCGCAGTTGGAGTCGGAGGTTCCACCAATCTCGAATCTGCGTGAGTATCTTGCATTGACAGGGGATACGCAGCGTAAGTCGAGTGAGGTATTGGTGGAGCGGTGGTTGGAGAATGTGGTGAGGGATTGTGGGGTGGGGAATAAGGAGTTGGCGGAGAGGGTGTTGTATGCGTTGACGGGGAATGAGGAGAAGCGTCCGCAAAAGACGCAAGCGGAGCTTGCGGCGGAGTTGTTGCCATCTTCAGCCCCCCTAGCCCCCCAATTCTGGGGGGGACAAGAAAATGACCGTGTTTCAAAGTCCCCCAGTATTGGGGGATTTAGGGGGCTAGATAACATTGCATCGGAGAAGGGAGGAGCAGAAAATCTCTCGCTAGTGCTAGCGGTTCTAGTTGGCTCTGGGCTTGCTTTTCGGGTGAGTAGTGCGCCTGATGATCGTTTTCAGTTGATTCATGATTATTTGGTTAGCTTTATTCGCAAGAAGTATGTCTTCGGTATGGCGGAAGAGTTGCGGATGACTAAAGAACAATTGCGATCGGCGCTAGAGGCAAAAGATTTAGCTCTAGCAGAGAAAGAAAAAGAACTCCAACGCGCTGAAATTGCTGAGATCGAAGCGGTGAGTATCACCTGTGAGGCTTATTGGCTAGCGCATAAGGAGTTAGATGCGATGGTGGCAGGATTAAGAGCCGCAAGGCGCATCTTCGATCCTGATATCCGCAAGATTGTTCCTAACTATACCGAGGGTAGAACCTTTGGGCGACTGTGGGAAGTTATCCATAACATTCACGAAGCCAATCGCCTTGAAGGACATCGCAGTGGGGTTAGGAGCGTTGCCTTTTCTCCCGATGGCAAAACCATCGCCTCTGGCAGTTATGACAAATCCATCAAATTATGGAACCTCGAAGGAAAAGAACTGAGTACCCTCACGGGGCATAGCAATTGGGTTAGGAGCGTCGCCTTTTCTCCCGATGGCAAAACCATCGCCTCTGGTAGTTATGACAAATCCATCAAATTATGGAATCTGGAAGGAAAAGAACTGCGTACCCTCATGGGGCATAGCAATGGGGTTTTGAGCGTCGCCTTTTCTCCCGATGGCAAAACCATCGTCTCTGGCAGTTCTGACAACTCCATCAAATTATGGAATCTGGAAGGAAAAGAACTGCGTACCCTCACGGGGCATAGCAATGTGGTTAGGAGCGTCGCCTTTTCTCCCGATGGCAAAACCATCGCCTCTGGCAGTTATGACAAATCCATCAAATTATGGAATCTGGAAGGAAAAGAACTGCGTACCCTCACGGGGCATAGCAATGTGATTAGGAGCGTCGCCTTTTCTCCCGATGGCAAAACCATCGCCTCTGGCAGTTCTGACAACTCCATCAAATTATGGAATCTGGAAGGAAAAGAACTGCGTACCCTCACGGGGCATAGCAATGGGGTTTTGAGCGTCGCCTTTTCTCCCGATGGCAAAACCATCGCCTCTGGCAGTTCTGACAACTCCATCAAATTATGGAATCTGGAAGGAAAAGAACTGCGTACCTTCATGGGGCATAGCAATGGGGTTTGGAGCATTGCCTTTTCTCCCGATGGCAAAACCATCGTCTCTGGCAGTTCTGACAAATCCATCAAATTATGGAATCTGGAAGGAAAAGAACTGCGTACCCTCATGGGGCATAGCAATGTGGTTAGGAGCATCGCCTTTTCTCCCGTTCGCGCAGCGTTTCCGCAGGAAATTGGCAAAACCATCGTCTCTGGCAGTTCTGACAAATCCATCAAATTATGGAACCTCGAAGGAAAAGAACTGCGTACCCTCATGGGGCATAGCAATGGGGTTTTGAGCGTCGCCTTTTCTCCCGATGGCAAAACTATCGCCTCTGGCAGTTCTGACAAATCCATCAAATTATGGAATCTGGAAGGAAAAGAACTGCGTACCCTCATGGGGCATAACAATGGGATTTGGAGCATCGCCTTTTCTCCCGATGGCAAAACCATCGCCTCTGGCAGTTCTGACAACTCCATCAAATTATGGAATCTGGAAGGAAAAGAACTGCGTACCCTCACGGGGCATAGCAATGGGGTTTTGAGCGTCGCCTTTTCTCCCGATGGCAAAACCATCGCCTCTGGCAGTTCTGACAACTCCATCAAATTATGGAATCTGGAAGGAAAAGAACTGCGTACCCTCACGGGGCATAGCAATGTAGTTTGGAGCATCGCCTTTTCTCCCGATGGCAAAACCATCGTCTCTGGCAGTTCTGACAACTCCATCAAATTATGGAATCTCAAAGGAAAAGAACTGCGTACCCTCATGGGGCATAGCAATGAGGTTTGGAGCGTCGCCTTTTCTCCCGATGGCAAAACCATCGCCTCTGGCAGTTCTGACAACTCCATCAAATTATGGAATCTGGAAGGAAAAGAACTGCGTACCCTCACGGGGCATAGCAATGGGGTTTTGAGCGTCGCCTTTTCTCCCGATGGCAAAACCATCGCCTCTGGCAGTTATGACAAATCCGTCAAATTATGGGATATCGACTATGATCGCGCAATTTCTGAAGCCTGCGATTGGCTACGCCCTTACCTCACCAATAACTCCAATGTTTCTGAAAGCAACAGACAACTTTTGACAAGTCCTGTAGAGGCGTAGCATTTGCGCCACAATCTTGCACACCAACAGATAAACTGCAAATGCTGCGTTCTCTAAAAACTCAATTTCGCAAATTAATATCTCTTGGCTCGTCATACATTTGCCCTCCCTGCCTTTTACGCATAGCTGGTAAATTTTTGCCGATCTAGACATCTAGCGATCGCCTATAGCCTATGAAATACAGGTTGGACACAACCCTCCACACCTCGCTTGCTTGAAAAACGCCTATCTAAAAATACAAAATCTAAAAAACTTTAGAGGATGCGATCGCGATAACATGAAAAAAGCCATGTTATCAAAGCAAGTTAGAAATTAATTTATGTCGAAAATTTGGGAGTTAGATTTTTATTCCCGTCCTGTGTTGGATACTAATAATAAAAAGGTCTGGGAATTACTGATTTGCGATCGCGATCGCCAGTTTGAATGGGTACGTGAATGCCCATCCAACGAAGTCAACTCCGAATGGCTAGCCAAGCAACTTGCGGAATGTGTAGAAACAACGGGAGAAACCCCCATCAAAATCCGTTTCTTTCGTCCGAGCATGACCAATATTATTATTCGGGGTTGTACGCTAGCAGGTATCACAGGACAAGCATCGCGGCGGGTATTTACGATGTCTGCATGGCTCGCCGAGAGAATGGCAAATATTTACCCTAATCGTGAAGGTTTTCAGGCAGTTGATCCCAATCCATTGCCCTTAAAAGTACTAGCCGCCCAAGATCCCAAACCCGTTCCTGATGCCTTAATGGGAGAGCGTTGGATCTCCGTATCGCTAAAAGCGGGAGACTTTGCCGAAGCGAATGAATGGTCGATGGATTTTAGTGAACTACTCGATATCAGTCACCTCGATCCTGAAACGATTGTATCGGGGATCATCATTATTTCAGCAAGGGCAACAGCTCTGGCGGCGTGGATGTCAGGCGTTGATCCTGTATTTATCAAATTTGAACGCTTGCTAGGCGATCGCACCCAAATGCAATTGGAAGCCAGTGCCGATGCGCGATGGGTATTAGCAAATTTACAAGCACCAAAAGATAAACAGGCGATCGCTCAAGGTGCAGCCTTTGAAAAGTCTAAACAAAATGCCCAAGGGTTTCATTTCCTAGCCGTACAAACCAAACCTGAAGAAGAACATTTTGCGGGATTTTGGATGCTGAAAGAAGTTATTTAGACGATAAAATAAAAGCTTCCTAATAATTTAGGGGGATTTCTATGCAGGGCAATTGGCTATTACGGAAAGGGGCTTTGAGTTTTACGATTCTCAACCTGCTAATAGCGATTGCCTATGCGATCGGCGTAAGACTAAGCCATGAATTTGCGACCTTACCAGCTACGGTAGCTTCTGTTTGGTTTCCGTCAGGAATGACATTAGCTCTAGTCTATTTACTAGGCGATCGCGTCATTTTAGGAATTATTTGCGGATCAACCTTGGCACTTGTTCCTGCTTTACTGAAAATGCAGCCGCCAATATCAGGTTTTAGTTTGATCTTGATTTTGATAGCCTGTGCTTGTGGCAATGTTCTCCAGCCAGTGGTTGCCAACTATCTGATTAAAAAGTTTGCTCGACACAAAGACATTTTTAGTCATGTTAGTACAGTAGTTTTGTACATTATGGCAGTAGTCTTTGCCCCGACAATATCGGCATTATTTGGGGTTACTAGTCTCTGCATAACTGGACTGATTCCGTGGACGAGTTATGGACTGAGTTGGATGACATGGTGGCTAGCTAGCGCTCTCCCCCACTTAATCTTTACTCCGACCATCCTCCTATGGCAAAACATATCTTATAAAGACATTCAGCATAAAGTTGGGGAAATAGGCTTAGGACTGAGTTTGTTCTTATGTGTTAGTTGGATTGCCTTTGTGAGTGGCTATCCTTTGGCTTATTTCTTTCTACCGATTCTCATTTGGGTCGTCTTTCGGCATGGTAGTTTTTTTGCCAGCTTATTAGTGAGTATTGTTTCCTTAATCGCAATTTTAGCCACTGCCAAAAATCACGGACTCTATATCCCCAATGAACCCAATGCTTCTCTATTACTATTGCAGTCCTTTATGGCGGTATTTTCTCTAACATCACTAATTCTTTCGGCAGTAATTGACGAAAAAAATGCAGCCCAATTATCTCTCAAACAAGCAATGGAAAATCTCGAATCGCAAGTAATGGAGAGAACAATGGAACTGCAACATAGTGAATATCTGCTCAAACAAGCAAATTTAGAATTAGAAAAGTTGGTCAATGTTGATGGATTGACCCAAGTTGGTAATCGTCGATGTTTTGATGAACGGATGCAAATAGAGTGGGATCGACTTTGCCGAGATTCACAACCTTTATCCTTGATCTTGTTTGATATTGACTATTTCAAACACTATAACGATTGCTATGGACATCAAATGGGTGATGATTGCTTAACGGCGATCGCTCAAACCGTCAAACATGCTTTAGCACGTCCCGCCGATGTAATTGCTCGCTATGGTGGGGAAGAGTTTGTGGTGATATTACCTAATACTAATGCGAAAGGAGCATTCATGGT from Pseudanabaena sp. Chao 1811 encodes the following:
- a CDS encoding sensor domain-containing diguanylate cyclase, which codes for MQGNWLLRKGALSFTILNLLIAIAYAIGVRLSHEFATLPATVASVWFPSGMTLALVYLLGDRVILGIICGSTLALVPALLKMQPPISGFSLILILIACACGNVLQPVVANYLIKKFARHKDIFSHVSTVVLYIMAVVFAPTISALFGVTSLCITGLIPWTSYGLSWMTWWLASALPHLIFTPTILLWQNISYKDIQHKVGEIGLGLSLFLCVSWIAFVSGYPLAYFFLPILIWVVFRHGSFFASLLVSIVSLIAILATAKNHGLYIPNEPNASLLLLQSFMAVFSLTSLILSAVIDEKNAAQLSLKQAMENLESQVMERTMELQHSEYLLKQANLELEKLVNVDGLTQVGNRRCFDERMQIEWDRLCRDSQPLSLILFDIDYFKHYNDCYGHQMGDDCLTAIAQTVKHALARPADVIARYGGEEFVVILPNTNAKGAFMVAEKIRLEVTNLDIPHQKSDISDIVTISLGVASVLPNSMQEPAILIKQADIALYQAKQQGRNRSIVFLE
- a CDS encoding Tab2/Atab2 family RNA-binding protein, with the translated sequence MSKIWELDFYSRPVLDTNNKKVWELLICDRDRQFEWVRECPSNEVNSEWLAKQLAECVETTGETPIKIRFFRPSMTNIIIRGCTLAGITGQASRRVFTMSAWLAERMANIYPNREGFQAVDPNPLPLKVLAAQDPKPVPDALMGERWISVSLKAGDFAEANEWSMDFSELLDISHLDPETIVSGIIIISARATALAAWMSGVDPVFIKFERLLGDRTQMQLEASADARWVLANLQAPKDKQAIAQGAAFEKSKQNAQGFHFLAVQTKPEEEHFAGFWMLKEVI
- a CDS encoding NACHT and WD repeat domain-containing protein, yielding MNDRTDIIADNNRDALRRLTRIVTRSQGFSLSIALSNYHVLQKRVLQDLRSQLTENGLPETAIATLELKPDAKTLLAPIQELMGEVHQLPSEQKPKVLMVLGLDAVTEIEAVLKSANRVREEFANCLEFPMVLWLNDRTQDILTREASDLANWTTAGAIEFQLETEELKNLVQASTEAMFDRFLEIDKQETSLHAEISPSAQHFELMSAIAELEEQQIAIAPELRANLDFAFGCIAFTDKEITQAQEFFQKSLATFAECDRLKQAICLLQLGMCEFNRAFGDRYHKLPFYEASQKYFAESINLFRELERWDLVAAYINFLTATTEELLSREALTPNPSPRGRGEQEVDLTPPLLRERGLGGEGLEALAHEALSLHQTYPNQLREAHDRAIIASVKLREKDYQSAKEFAELALALYHEGEELKLSNLSFSKRYGYGKYEIWLARALEGLGDRQGAIRRLENVKASWNHQYDAQIYVAVLEELRSLYTAAGLYLEAFETKQHQRSVEQQYGLRAFIGAGTLNPKREGNNPDPYTNVAPPPDEIAQEIAASGRMQDVLNLVDRIGQARFPLTVVHGDSGAGKSSILSGGVIPALRLRESFDGRRVLVLAVKTYKDWSGEIRRQLQNYFPNRSPDLDPIHHFKRNIEENYLTVLIFDQFEDFFFKKEDFRDRLPFYKFLKACLHTDFVRVVLSLREDYLHYLLECDRAVDLEKVENDILGKQVRYYLGDFTQEQARQVIEALTRRSQLRLEPELIERLVTDLSGEQLRILPIELQVVGAQLESEVPPISNLREYLALTGDTQRKSSEVLVERWLENVVRDCGVGNKELAERVLYALTGNEEKRPQKTQAELAAELLPSSAPLAPQFWGGQENDRVSKSPSIGGFRGLDNIASEKGGAENLSLVLAVLVGSGLAFRVSSAPDDRFQLIHDYLVSFIRKKYVFGMAEELRMTKEQLRSALEAKDLALAEKEKELQRAEIAEIEAVSITCEAYWLAHKELDAMVAGLRAARRIFDPDIRKIVPNYTEGRTFGRLWEVIHNIHEANRLEGHRSGVRSVAFSPDGKTIASGSYDKSIKLWNLEGKELSTLTGHSNWVRSVAFSPDGKTIASGSYDKSIKLWNLEGKELRTLMGHSNGVLSVAFSPDGKTIVSGSSDNSIKLWNLEGKELRTLTGHSNVVRSVAFSPDGKTIASGSYDKSIKLWNLEGKELRTLTGHSNVIRSVAFSPDGKTIASGSSDNSIKLWNLEGKELRTLTGHSNGVLSVAFSPDGKTIASGSSDNSIKLWNLEGKELRTFMGHSNGVWSIAFSPDGKTIVSGSSDKSIKLWNLEGKELRTLMGHSNVVRSIAFSPVRAAFPQEIGKTIVSGSSDKSIKLWNLEGKELRTLMGHSNGVLSVAFSPDGKTIASGSSDKSIKLWNLEGKELRTLMGHNNGIWSIAFSPDGKTIASGSSDNSIKLWNLEGKELRTLTGHSNGVLSVAFSPDGKTIASGSSDNSIKLWNLEGKELRTLTGHSNVVWSIAFSPDGKTIVSGSSDNSIKLWNLKGKELRTLMGHSNEVWSVAFSPDGKTIASGSSDNSIKLWNLEGKELRTLTGHSNGVLSVAFSPDGKTIASGSYDKSVKLWDIDYDRAISEACDWLRPYLTNNSNVSESNRQLLTSPVEA